GGAAGGATGAGCACCTGCAGAGGGATTGATACACCAACATATCATATAATGATATGGAATGACCTGATTTATTAAGATCAAACAGGAGGATAAATGTGTGCCTGCACCTGCGTAACATCTAACCTTACTGTTCTGTCTTTGCATCTGTCTACACAAAACAATTTCATAGTCTACCACATAATATCTATTAACAAGTGGGTGGTCAATGATGGTGAGAAACATCATTTCTATCAATGCCTTTTTTTTCAGATGGCAGTGTCTCTGTTTAAACAGTAGATGGAGACCACTGCAATAAAAGTCTCTCATAAGGATGTAGGTGACTGTTTTACATTCATGCTGAACATAGTGCAGGTCATGCAAATGCAGGAcaatttaatatttctacattaTCGCAAACCCCTCAGTAGAAGCAACTAACTAACATTTCTACCAAATTGGAGTTCTTTCTAatgccatgtaatatttttatcTGACAGCACTGCAGATAAGCACTGGGTATTAGATGTGCACATTCCTCTGCAAGAAATGCACGCAGGTTTAAATGTCATGTATTAATTGGCATGTTCTCTTGTCACTGAGCTCCACAGCATAACATGAAATCAAAAGCAACAAAGCCTTCCTGTAGAGTCTacttgcatgtgtgtatgtatgcacagGTGTGTATGAATAATGAAATCAATCTATATTGACAGTATCTTACCTGTTGGGTGGGGCCTCTCAGTGGGACTTGTCCTGCTGTGCTTGGCACAAATGCCCCTACCCTGCAACAGAGCTTGAAGGGGGCTATGCTCCCTTGGCGGGGGAACACAGCGGAGCCCCTTGGCACAGCTTAGGGTGTACACGCCACAGGGCTCTCCCTGGGCCAACATCGTCGTGCTGCCTGCCACATTGTGCTCCCTGGGGGGTCTCCCAGCACCAAGTGGATCCCTGCAGCTGGGACAAACCTTGAAGGGGCCCAAACGACTGGCCCCTGTCCACGATCCACAGTGAACAATCAGCAATAAAACAACGATAGTTAAGTTACAAAGCAAAGGCATGTCTCCAAATTctccacactcacacactgacaGGTAAATGTGGCTGATGCTATTTCtgttatctctctctctctctctccctctctctctctctctctcctctttcCTCACTCTCCCTCCCGCTTCTATACAGTAGCTCTCCTTGGTGCCTTGCCAGATGAGTCCCCTGCAGTGCCAGAGGAGACAAACGGATATCGAGAAAGACACAGCAAGGCACCAGCTTTTAAAGATGTGAAAGGCGGTGatagagagtgagtgagagagggAGAGCAAGCACAGCTATGACACCTTCAGGGGCTGGGACtcaggaagagagagagagagagagaaagagagagagggagagagaaggaGGTGGCAAGGAGGGACAGAGGAAGTGGGGGCGGATTCTGTCCCTTTcagaaatgatcaaaatacaggcACATACACCATTCATCTCATTCTGCATGCATACTAAGTATTAGTCGTATTCCTCTATTAATGTCAGGCATCTTTCAAGAAGAATATTTGTCATGGTAACAAATGCAAATGCACCTCCATCATCATTGCCACGGCAATGCCTTGTGTAATTAAACTGCACAAATGTCAGTGGAAGACATTTCCTATGTAATCTGCCAGCTGAGCTCCACACTAGCTCTTTGTTAAATTACTTATTGTCTCATGGAAGACATATTGTCATGCCAAAAGTCACTGTGGATGCTTCCATTTTAAATGGACTTCATGCACAATACCATTTGAACTAATTGACAAAAAGCAATCATCTCAGTGTCCACTTGTGGAAGAAAGTTCCTTGcctaaaaataacaaaagcaattGCCCCGCTTTTGTTATAAGACAAAAACTATACTGACACCTTCACCTTTCTCCGTGACATGCTGCTCTTAACATCATAATGCTGATGCCATTTTGCTTTGCGATAATGTCACAATATGATATTCGTGGTCAAATGGGTAACTTATTCACTTGTATTAAAATAGCCCCTGTAAAATAAAAGCATTCTTACTTTCACTATTTTACTCAATAGAAAGACAAACAATAGGCAAATAAATAAAGTGTTGTCTTCATACTTAGGCATTGTACACGTTTGTTGTACATTATGCACCTTGTGAATATAGGAATATAATGTAAATGACCTATGTATGATCATATGGAAAGTGAGTTGTAAAATTGTCCCACTTGATACAGGACATTAACCTGGCAACACTGATTTGTCTAGGTATGTGTAATTTACCTTGGAATATATACATGCTCAATCAAGCAGGTATTAGTAATGTCCCTGCATAAAGTTGTGTCCATTGTGTTTGAGAGTTACAGTGGACACACAGGCATGGCAGAGCAGAGCAGAGCAGATATCCCCACTGGTCTGTTGGAATTCTCTGCAACGCAAGGCCAAAAATTACAGCGCTAT
The DNA window shown above is from Nerophis ophidion isolate RoL-2023_Sa linkage group LG06, RoL_Noph_v1.0, whole genome shotgun sequence and carries:
- the igfbp6b gene encoding insulin-like growth factor-binding protein 6b isoform X3 — translated: MYIFQGASRLGPFKVCPSCRDPLGAGRPPREHNVAGSTTMLAQGEPCGVYTLSCAKGLRCVPPPREHSPLQALLQGRGICAKHSRTSPTERPHPTGAHPSHSGDIEKAPCRKMLNSVLRGLELTIIQSDRDIYIPNCDTRGFYRKKQCRSSKGMQRGHCWCVDELGTPVPSRASEDGVLPCDGE
- the igfbp6b gene encoding insulin-like growth factor-binding protein 6b isoform X1 yields the protein MPLLCNLTIVVLLLIVHCGSWTGASRLGPFKVCPSCRDPLGAGRPPREHNVAGSTTMLAQGEPCGVYTLSCAKGLRCVPPPREHSPLQALLQGRGICAKHSRTSPTERPHPTGAHPSHSGDIEKAPCRKMLNSVLRGLELTIIQSDRDIYIPNCDTRGFYRKKQCRSSKGMQRGHCWCVDELGTPVPSRASEDGVLPCDGE